The following are from one region of the Epinephelus fuscoguttatus linkage group LG11, E.fuscoguttatus.final_Chr_v1 genome:
- the LOC125897631 gene encoding E3 SUMO-protein ligase ZBED1-like isoform X1, whose product MNRSALAANNAAALRVPVRGVTHTCRDRHACCNINRLRDTVKKYNIYTVNNHPVTLARMRRIATFFRRSTTANHILKEKQKLLQLPAHKLTVDVVTRWNSALDTLERFLEQQPAISATLLSQDVRRNEKDLCTLTEEDVTIAEDLVRALKPVKEATLAMSEDKQPTLSVITPLLALLQEALTPSLEDSTVVRDLKAAAKNNLRTRYDAQKDTLYAASALDPRFKALPSLSAKETPSPDCSLRLPLLHV is encoded by the exons ATGAACAGGTCCGCATTAGCAGCCAATAACGCGGCTGCACTACGGGTGCCGGTAAGGGGCGTGACACACACCTGCCGCGACCGCCATGCCTGCTGCAACATAAATAGACTGAGGGACACAGTAAAGAAATACAATATCTACACTGTAAATAACCACCCGGTTACACTTGCTCGAATGAGGCGTATAGCGACGTTCTTTCGCCGGAGTACGACGGCAAACCACAtactaaaagaaaaacagaagctACTTCAACTGCCAGCGCACAAGCTAACAGTAGACGTTGTAACTAGGTGGAACAGTGCACTGGACACGCTGGAGCGCTTTTTAGAGCAACAGCCAGCTATCTCTGCCACTCTCCTTTCACAAGACGTGCGCAGGAATGAAAAAGATCTGTGCACCTTAACAGAGGAAGATGTAACGATTGCCGAAGATTTGGTGCGGGCCTTGAAACCAGTGAAAGAAGCCACACTGGCAATGTCGGAAGACAAGCAACCAACTCTGTCCGTCATCACCCCACTTCTCGCCCTGCTGCAGGAGGCCTTGACCCCCAGCCTCGAAGACTCCACCGTGGTGAGGGACTTGAAGGCTGCTGCAAAGAATAACTTGAGGACTAG ATATGATGCGCAGAAGGACACATTGTATGCAGCATCAGCACTGGATCCTCGCTTTAAGGCCCTACCATCCCTGTCCGCTAAAGAGACACCTTCTCCAGACTGCAGTCTGAGGCTGCCACTGCTGCATgtttaa
- the LOC125897631 gene encoding zinc finger BED domain-containing protein 4-like isoform X2, translating into MNRSALAANNAAALRVPVRGVTHTCRDRHACCNINRLRDTVKKYNIYTVNNHPVTLARMRRIATFFRRSTTANHILKEKQKLLQLPAHKLTVDVVTRWNSALDTLERFLEQQPAISATLLSQDVRRNEKDLCTLTEEDVTIAEDLVRALKPVKEATLAMSEDKQPTLSVITPLLALLQEALTPSLEDSTVI; encoded by the exons ATGAACAGGTCCGCATTAGCAGCCAATAACGCGGCTGCACTACGGGTGCCGGTAAGGGGCGTGACACACACCTGCCGCGACCGCCATGCCTGCTGCAACATAAATAGACTGAGGGACACAGTAAAGAAATACAATATCTACACTGTAAATAACCACCCGGTTACACTTGCTCGAATGAGGCGTATAGCGACGTTCTTTCGCCGGAGTACGACGGCAAACCACAtactaaaagaaaaacagaagctACTTCAACTGCCAGCGCACAAGCTAACAGTAGACGTTGTAACTAGGTGGAACAGTGCACTGGACACGCTGGAGCGCTTTTTAGAGCAACAGCCAGCTATCTCTGCCACTCTCCTTTCACAAGACGTGCGCAGGAATGAAAAAGATCTGTGCACCTTAACAGAGGAAGATGTAACGATTGCCGAAGATTTGGTGCGGGCCTTGAAACCAGTGAAAGAAGCCACACTGGCAATGTCGGAAGACAAGCAACCAACTCTGTCCGTCATCACCCCACTTCTCGCCCTGCTGCAGGAGGCCTTGACCCCCAGCCTCGAAGACTCCACCGTG ATATGA